A genomic window from Peromyscus maniculatus bairdii isolate BWxNUB_F1_BW_parent chromosome 1, HU_Pman_BW_mat_3.1, whole genome shotgun sequence includes:
- the Sf1 gene encoding splicing factor 1 isoform X15, which yields MVALNPDFKPPADYKPPATRVSDKVMIPQDEYPEINFVGLLIGPRGNTLKNIEKECNAKIMIRGKGSVKEGKVGRKDGQMLPGEDEPLHALVTANTMENVKKAVEQIRNILKQGIETPEDQNDLRKMQLRELARLNGTLREDDNRILRPWQSSETRSITNTTVCTKCGGAGHIASDCKFQRPGDPQSAQDKARMDKEYLSLMAELGEAPVPASVGSTSGPATTPLASAPRPAAPASNPPPPSLMSTTQSRPPWMNSGPSENRPYHGMHGGGPGGPGGGPHSFPHPLPSLTGGHGGHPMQHNPNGPPPPWMQPPPPPMNQGPHPPGHHGPPPMDQYLGSTPVGSGVYRLHQGKGMMPPPPMGMMPPPPPPPSGQPPPPPSGPLPPWQQQQQQPPPPPPPSSSMASSTPLPWQQRSLPAAAMARAMRVRTFRAHW from the exons ATGGTTGCTCTCAACCCGGACTTTAAACCACCTGCAGATTACAA gcCTCCAGCAACACGTGTGAGCGATAAAGTGATGATCCCCCAAGATGAGTATCCAGAAATCAATTTTGTGGGGCTCTTAATTGGGCCCAG AGGGAACACCCTGAAGAACATTGAGAAGGAATGCAATGCCAAGATCATGATACGGGGGAAAGGATCTGTGAAAGAAGGGAAAGTTGGGCGCAAAGATGGTCAGATGTTGCCAGGGGAGGATGAACCTCTTCATGCTCTAGTCACTGCCAATACAATGGAGAATGTCAAAAAAGCAGTAGAGCAG ATCAGAAACATCCTGAAGCAGGGTATTGAGACCCCAGAGGACCAGAATGATCTACGGAAGATGCAGCTTCGAGAGTTGGCTCGCTTGAATGGTACTCTACGGGAAGATGATAACAG GATCTTAAGGCCTTGGCAGAGCTCAGAGACACGCAGCATTACCAATACTACCGTGTGTACCAAGTGTGGAGGGGCTGGCCATATTGCCTCTGATTGCAAATTTCAGAG GCCTGGCGACCCTCAGTCAGCTCAGGATAAAGCACGGATGGATAAAGAATATTTGTCCCTTATGGCTGAGCTCGGGGAAGCTCCTGTCCCTGCATCTGTGGGCTCCACCTCTGGACCTGCCACCACACCCCTGGCCAGTGCACCAAGACCTGCTGCTCCTGCCAGCAACCCACCACCACCG TCTCTCATGTCTACAACGCAGAGTCGCCCACCCTGGATGAATTCTGGTCCTTCAGAGAATCGGCCCTACCATGGCATGCATGGAGGTGGTCCTGGTGGGCCTGGAGGTGGcccccacagcttcccacacCCATTACCCAGCCTGACAGGTGGGCATGGTGGACATCCCATGCAACACAACCCAAATGGACCACCACCACCTTGGatgcagccaccaccaccaccaatgaaCCAGGGCCCCCATCCACCTGGGCACCATGGCCCTCCTCCAATGG ATCAGTACCTGGGAAGTACGCCTGTGGGCTCTGGGGTCTATCGCCTGCATCAAGGAAAAG GTATGATGCCGCCGCCGCCTATGGGCATGatgccgccgcctccgccgcctcCCAGTGGGCAGCCCCCGCCTCCTCCCTCTGGCCCTCTTCCtccatggcagcagcagcagcagcagcctccacCACCCCCTCCGCCCAGCAGCAGTATGGCTTCCAGCACCCCCTTGCCATGGCAGCAAA GATCCCTCCCCGCGGCAGCGATGGCCCGAGCCATGAGAGTGAGGACTTTCCGCGCCCATTGGTGA
- the Sf1 gene encoding splicing factor 1 isoform X14, translated as MVALNPDFKPPADYKPPATRVSDKVMIPQDEYPEINFVGLLIGPRGNTLKNIEKECNAKIMIRGKGSVKEGKVGRKDGQMLPGEDEPLHALVTANTMENVKKAVEQIRNILKQGIETPEDQNDLRKMQLRELARLNGTLREDDNRILRPWQSSETRSITNTTVCTKCGGAGHIASDCKFQRPGDPQSAQDKARMDKEYLSLMAELGEAPVPASVGSTSGPATTPLASAPRPAAPASNPPPPSLMSTTQSRPPWMNSGPSENRPYHGMHGGGPGGPGGGPHSFPHPLPSLTGGHGGHPMQHNPNGPPPPWMQPPPPPMNQGPHPPGHHGPPPMVPGKYACGLWGLSPASRKRYDAAAAYGHDAAASAASQWAAPASSLWPSSSMAAAAAAASTTPSAQQQYGFQHPLAMAAKIPPRGSDGPSHESEDFPRPLVTLPGRQPQQRPWWTGWFGKAA; from the exons ATGGTTGCTCTCAACCCGGACTTTAAACCACCTGCAGATTACAA gcCTCCAGCAACACGTGTGAGCGATAAAGTGATGATCCCCCAAGATGAGTATCCAGAAATCAATTTTGTGGGGCTCTTAATTGGGCCCAG AGGGAACACCCTGAAGAACATTGAGAAGGAATGCAATGCCAAGATCATGATACGGGGGAAAGGATCTGTGAAAGAAGGGAAAGTTGGGCGCAAAGATGGTCAGATGTTGCCAGGGGAGGATGAACCTCTTCATGCTCTAGTCACTGCCAATACAATGGAGAATGTCAAAAAAGCAGTAGAGCAG ATCAGAAACATCCTGAAGCAGGGTATTGAGACCCCAGAGGACCAGAATGATCTACGGAAGATGCAGCTTCGAGAGTTGGCTCGCTTGAATGGTACTCTACGGGAAGATGATAACAG GATCTTAAGGCCTTGGCAGAGCTCAGAGACACGCAGCATTACCAATACTACCGTGTGTACCAAGTGTGGAGGGGCTGGCCATATTGCCTCTGATTGCAAATTTCAGAG GCCTGGCGACCCTCAGTCAGCTCAGGATAAAGCACGGATGGATAAAGAATATTTGTCCCTTATGGCTGAGCTCGGGGAAGCTCCTGTCCCTGCATCTGTGGGCTCCACCTCTGGACCTGCCACCACACCCCTGGCCAGTGCACCAAGACCTGCTGCTCCTGCCAGCAACCCACCACCACCG TCTCTCATGTCTACAACGCAGAGTCGCCCACCCTGGATGAATTCTGGTCCTTCAGAGAATCGGCCCTACCATGGCATGCATGGAGGTGGTCCTGGTGGGCCTGGAGGTGGcccccacagcttcccacacCCATTACCCAGCCTGACAGGTGGGCATGGTGGACATCCCATGCAACACAACCCAAATGGACCACCACCACCTTGGatgcagccaccaccaccaccaatgaaCCAGGGCCCCCATCCACCTGGGCACCATGGCCCTCCTCCAATGG TACCTGGGAAGTACGCCTGTGGGCTCTGGGGTCTATCGCCTGCATCAAGGAAAAG GTATGATGCCGCCGCCGCCTATGGGCATGatgccgccgcctccgccgcctcCCAGTGGGCAGCCCCCGCCTCCTCCCTCTGGCCCTCTTCCtccatggcagcagcagcagcagcagcctccacCACCCCCTCCGCCCAGCAGCAGTATGGCTTCCAGCACCCCCTTGCCATGGCAGCAAA GATCCCTCCCCGCGGCAGCGATGGCCCGAGCCATGAGAGTGAGGACTTTCCGCGCCCATTGGTGACTCTTCCAGGCAGACAGCCTCAGCAGCGCCCCTGGTGGACAGGATGGTTCGGCAAAGCAGCCTGA
- the Sf1 gene encoding splicing factor 1 isoform X13: MVALNPDFKPPADYKPPATRVSDKVMIPQDEYPEINFVGLLIGPRGNTLKNIEKECNAKIMIRGKGSVKEGKVGRKDGQMLPGEDEPLHALVTANTMENVKKAVEQIRNILKQGIETPEDQNDLRKMQLRELARLNGTLREDDNRILRPWQSSETRSITNTTVCTKCGGAGHIASDCKFQRPGDPQSAQDKARMDKEYLSLMAELGEAPVPASVGSTSGPATTPLASAPRPAAPASNPPPPSLMSTTQSRPPWMNSGPSENRPYHGMHGGGPGGPGGGPHSFPHPLPSLTGGHGGHPMQHNPNGPPPPWMQPPPPPMNQGPHPPGHHGPPPMGKSVPGKYACGLWGLSPASRKRYDAAAAYGHDAAASAASQWAAPASSLWPSSSMAAAAAAASTTPSAQQQYGFQHPLAMAAKIPPRGSDGPSHESEDFPRPLVTLPGRQPQQRPWWTGWFGKAA, encoded by the exons ATGGTTGCTCTCAACCCGGACTTTAAACCACCTGCAGATTACAA gcCTCCAGCAACACGTGTGAGCGATAAAGTGATGATCCCCCAAGATGAGTATCCAGAAATCAATTTTGTGGGGCTCTTAATTGGGCCCAG AGGGAACACCCTGAAGAACATTGAGAAGGAATGCAATGCCAAGATCATGATACGGGGGAAAGGATCTGTGAAAGAAGGGAAAGTTGGGCGCAAAGATGGTCAGATGTTGCCAGGGGAGGATGAACCTCTTCATGCTCTAGTCACTGCCAATACAATGGAGAATGTCAAAAAAGCAGTAGAGCAG ATCAGAAACATCCTGAAGCAGGGTATTGAGACCCCAGAGGACCAGAATGATCTACGGAAGATGCAGCTTCGAGAGTTGGCTCGCTTGAATGGTACTCTACGGGAAGATGATAACAG GATCTTAAGGCCTTGGCAGAGCTCAGAGACACGCAGCATTACCAATACTACCGTGTGTACCAAGTGTGGAGGGGCTGGCCATATTGCCTCTGATTGCAAATTTCAGAG GCCTGGCGACCCTCAGTCAGCTCAGGATAAAGCACGGATGGATAAAGAATATTTGTCCCTTATGGCTGAGCTCGGGGAAGCTCCTGTCCCTGCATCTGTGGGCTCCACCTCTGGACCTGCCACCACACCCCTGGCCAGTGCACCAAGACCTGCTGCTCCTGCCAGCAACCCACCACCACCG TCTCTCATGTCTACAACGCAGAGTCGCCCACCCTGGATGAATTCTGGTCCTTCAGAGAATCGGCCCTACCATGGCATGCATGGAGGTGGTCCTGGTGGGCCTGGAGGTGGcccccacagcttcccacacCCATTACCCAGCCTGACAGGTGGGCATGGTGGACATCCCATGCAACACAACCCAAATGGACCACCACCACCTTGGatgcagccaccaccaccaccaatgaaCCAGGGCCCCCATCCACCTGGGCACCATGGCCCTCCTCCAATGGGTAA ATCAGTACCTGGGAAGTACGCCTGTGGGCTCTGGGGTCTATCGCCTGCATCAAGGAAAAG GTATGATGCCGCCGCCGCCTATGGGCATGatgccgccgcctccgccgcctcCCAGTGGGCAGCCCCCGCCTCCTCCCTCTGGCCCTCTTCCtccatggcagcagcagcagcagcagcctccacCACCCCCTCCGCCCAGCAGCAGTATGGCTTCCAGCACCCCCTTGCCATGGCAGCAAA GATCCCTCCCCGCGGCAGCGATGGCCCGAGCCATGAGAGTGAGGACTTTCCGCGCCCATTGGTGACTCTTCCAGGCAGACAGCCTCAGCAGCGCCCCTGGTGGACAGGATGGTTCGGCAAAGCAGCCTGA
- the Sf1 gene encoding splicing factor 1 isoform X12, which produces MVALNPDFKPPADYKPPATRVSDKVMIPQDEYPEINFVGLLIGPRGNTLKNIEKECNAKIMIRGKGSVKEGKVGRKDGQMLPGEDEPLHALVTANTMENVKKAVEQIRNILKQGIETPEDQNDLRKMQLRELARLNGTLREDDNRILRPWQSSETRSITNTTVCTKCGGAGHIASDCKFQRPGDPQSAQDKARMDKEYLSLMAELGEAPVPASVGSTSGPATTPLASAPRPAAPASNPPPPSLMSTTQSRPPWMNSGPSENRPYHGMHGGGPGGPGGGPHSFPHPLPSLTGGHGGHPMQHNPNGPPPPWMQPPPPPMNQGPHPPGHHGPPPMDQYLGSTPVGSGVYRLHQGKGMMPPPPMGMMPPPPPPPSGQPPPPPSGPLPPWQQQQQQPPPPPPPSSSMASSTPLPWQQNTTTTTTSAGTGSIPPWQQQQAAAAASPGAPQMQGNPTMVPLPPGVQPPLPPGAPPPPPPPPPGSAGMMYAPPPPPPPPMDPSNFVTMMGMGVAGMPPFGMPPAPPPPPPQN; this is translated from the exons ATGGTTGCTCTCAACCCGGACTTTAAACCACCTGCAGATTACAA gcCTCCAGCAACACGTGTGAGCGATAAAGTGATGATCCCCCAAGATGAGTATCCAGAAATCAATTTTGTGGGGCTCTTAATTGGGCCCAG AGGGAACACCCTGAAGAACATTGAGAAGGAATGCAATGCCAAGATCATGATACGGGGGAAAGGATCTGTGAAAGAAGGGAAAGTTGGGCGCAAAGATGGTCAGATGTTGCCAGGGGAGGATGAACCTCTTCATGCTCTAGTCACTGCCAATACAATGGAGAATGTCAAAAAAGCAGTAGAGCAG ATCAGAAACATCCTGAAGCAGGGTATTGAGACCCCAGAGGACCAGAATGATCTACGGAAGATGCAGCTTCGAGAGTTGGCTCGCTTGAATGGTACTCTACGGGAAGATGATAACAG GATCTTAAGGCCTTGGCAGAGCTCAGAGACACGCAGCATTACCAATACTACCGTGTGTACCAAGTGTGGAGGGGCTGGCCATATTGCCTCTGATTGCAAATTTCAGAG GCCTGGCGACCCTCAGTCAGCTCAGGATAAAGCACGGATGGATAAAGAATATTTGTCCCTTATGGCTGAGCTCGGGGAAGCTCCTGTCCCTGCATCTGTGGGCTCCACCTCTGGACCTGCCACCACACCCCTGGCCAGTGCACCAAGACCTGCTGCTCCTGCCAGCAACCCACCACCACCG TCTCTCATGTCTACAACGCAGAGTCGCCCACCCTGGATGAATTCTGGTCCTTCAGAGAATCGGCCCTACCATGGCATGCATGGAGGTGGTCCTGGTGGGCCTGGAGGTGGcccccacagcttcccacacCCATTACCCAGCCTGACAGGTGGGCATGGTGGACATCCCATGCAACACAACCCAAATGGACCACCACCACCTTGGatgcagccaccaccaccaccaatgaaCCAGGGCCCCCATCCACCTGGGCACCATGGCCCTCCTCCAATGG ATCAGTACCTGGGAAGTACGCCTGTGGGCTCTGGGGTCTATCGCCTGCATCAAGGAAAAG GTATGATGCCGCCGCCGCCTATGGGCATGatgccgccgcctccgccgcctcCCAGTGGGCAGCCCCCGCCTCCTCCCTCTGGCCCTCTTCCtccatggcagcagcagcagcagcagcctccacCACCCCCTCCGCCCAGCAGCAGTATGGCTTCCAGCACCCCCTTGCCATGGCAGCAAA ATACGACGACTACCACCACGAGCGCTGGCACAGGGTCCATCCCGCCATGGCAACAGCAGCAGGCGGCTGCCGCAGCTTCTCCAGGAGCCCCTCAGATGCAAGGCAACCCCACTATGGTGCCCCTGCCCCCCGGGGTCCAGCCGCCTCTGCCGCCCGGGGCCCCTCCCCCTCCGCCGCCTCCGCCACCTGGTTCCGCCGGCATGATGtatgccccaccccctcctcctccgcctcccATGGACCCTTCTAACTTTGTCACCATGATGGGCATGGGGGTGGCGGGCATGCCGCCCTTCGGGATGCCTCCAGCTCCCCCACCGCCTCCACCACAGAACTAg